The Streptococcus pluranimalium genome contains a region encoding:
- a CDS encoding tetratricopeptide repeat protein yields the protein MKDNIDKAWNYFLKDNLQAAWDLVSDDFQLETCSDFSLLNLMLYLNLAENPQESLAICQRYITLAKSQKDLENEHIGLHQLAMVYRELGQYELALAKIEAEHAIIVAYFPEDQLKLSVNNYEQGFLRFKLKRYDDAIGYLKMSLEQAQKTDDVIAQACAYRGLGETYLAMKDNDLAKIHLTKALALFIEAGDDLGAEEVKLLLQ from the coding sequence ATGAAAGATAATATTGATAAAGCTTGGAACTATTTTCTAAAAGATAACTTACAGGCCGCTTGGGATTTAGTATCGGATGATTTTCAGTTGGAGACTTGTAGTGATTTTTCACTCTTAAATCTCATGCTTTATCTCAATTTGGCTGAAAATCCACAGGAATCCTTAGCCATCTGTCAGAGATACATTACTTTGGCTAAAAGTCAGAAGGATTTGGAAAATGAGCATATTGGCCTACATCAGCTAGCTATGGTTTATCGGGAATTGGGTCAATATGAATTAGCCTTAGCAAAAATTGAAGCTGAGCATGCCATTATTGTTGCTTATTTCCCAGAAGACCAACTAAAACTATCTGTTAACAACTATGAACAAGGTTTTCTAAGATTTAAACTTAAGCGATATGATGATGCTATTGGTTACTTAAAGATGAGCTTAGAGCAAGCTCAAAAGACAGATGATGTGATTGCCCAAGCCTGTGCTTATAGAGGATTAGGTGAGACATATCTCGCAATGAAAGACAATGATCTAGCAAAAATCCATTTGACAAAGGCATTGGCTCTCTTTATTGAAGCAGGAGATGACCTTGGTGCAGAAGAGGTGAAGCTGCTCTTACAATAA
- the smpB gene encoding SsrA-binding protein SmpB, whose protein sequence is MPKGTDSNVLAQNKKARHDYTIVDTVEAGIVLTGTEIKSVRAARIQLKDGFAQIKNGEAWLVNVHIAPFEQGNIWNQDPERTRKLLLKKREIDRLANELKGSGMTLVPLKVYLKNGFAKVLIGLAKGKHDYDKRESIKRREQDRDIKRVMKSMNQR, encoded by the coding sequence ATGCCAAAAGGTACAGACTCCAATGTCTTAGCACAAAATAAGAAGGCGAGACACGATTACACCATCGTTGATACAGTCGAAGCAGGTATTGTTTTGACAGGAACAGAGATCAAATCGGTCCGTGCTGCTAGGATTCAACTCAAAGATGGCTTTGCCCAAATCAAAAATGGTGAAGCATGGCTAGTAAATGTCCATATTGCTCCTTTTGAGCAGGGAAATATCTGGAATCAAGATCCAGAACGGACCCGTAAACTTTTGCTCAAAAAGCGTGAAATCGACCGCCTTGCAAATGAGTTAAAAGGAAGTGGGATGACCTTAGTTCCCCTTAAAGTTTATCTCAAAAATGGCTTTGCTAAAGTTCTTATTGGCCTTGCCAAAGGAAAACACGACTATGACAAGCGTGAAAGCATCAAGCGCCGTGAGCAAGATCGTGACATCAAACGTGTCATGAAAAGTATGAATCAGAGGTAA
- the rnr gene encoding ribonuclease R gives MKEQILNYLKEHGKSNINDLAASLDMAGAKKFPLLIKEISKMESKRELRFNDDGMLSLRKPQEKKEQITIQGVFRANKAGFGFLFVDDNEEDMFIGRNDVGHAIDGDTVEVVIKKPADRLKGTAAEARVVRIVDHALKTVVGKFILDDEKPKYAGYIKSKNQKIQQKIYIKKEPVVLDGTEIIKVDIDKYPVRGHDYFVGHVRDIVGHQGDVGIDVLEVLESMDIVSEFPEDVLAEANAVPEAPTAKDLIERVDLRKEITFTIDGADAKDLDDAVHIKRLDNGNFELGVHIADVSYYVTEGSALNREAVARGTSVYVTDRVVPMLPERLSNGICSLNPNVDRLTQSAIMEINPKGKVVDYQICQSVINTTYRMTYSDVNAMLDGNQELLDKYEAIVDSVQDMAALHKILEDMRTRRGALNFDTSEAKIIVNDKGMPVDIVVRERGVAERMIESFMLAANECVAEHFSKNDLPFIYRIHEEPKVEKLQKFIDYASVFGVQIQGTASKITQSALQDFMAKIEGQPGSEVLSMMLLRSMQQARYSEHNHGHYGLAAEYYTHFTSPIRRYPDLLVHRMIREYSKGATAEKQDHFATVVPELASSSSQLERRAIDAERVVEAMKKAEYMEEHVGEEFDGVVASVVKFGLFVELPNTIEGLIHVTTLPEFYNYNERTMSLQGEKSGKVFKVGQPIRIKLTRADKETGDIDFEYLPSDYDVIEKVAKSDRKERGRGRRSDKERGKSDDKSGKGSYRGDKSKSGNKRSQSNKGKKDKQPFYKRAAKKSQGSKKSK, from the coding sequence ATGAAAGAACAGATTTTAAATTATTTAAAGGAGCATGGGAAGTCAAATATTAATGACTTAGCAGCTAGCTTGGATATGGCTGGTGCTAAAAAATTCCCTCTCTTGATTAAAGAAATTTCCAAAATGGAAAGTAAGCGAGAGCTTCGTTTTAATGATGACGGTATGTTGTCGCTGCGTAAACCACAAGAAAAGAAAGAGCAAATCACTATCCAAGGAGTTTTTCGTGCTAACAAGGCAGGTTTTGGCTTTCTTTTTGTCGATGACAATGAAGAGGACATGTTTATTGGCCGTAATGATGTAGGGCATGCTATTGATGGTGACACAGTTGAAGTGGTCATCAAAAAACCAGCTGATCGTCTCAAAGGAACAGCGGCAGAAGCGCGTGTGGTTAGGATTGTTGACCATGCCTTAAAAACAGTTGTTGGTAAATTTATTTTGGATGATGAAAAGCCAAAATACGCTGGTTATATCAAATCCAAAAACCAAAAAATTCAACAAAAAATCTATATTAAAAAAGAACCGGTTGTCCTAGATGGTACTGAAATTATCAAGGTCGATATTGATAAGTATCCCGTTCGAGGGCATGATTATTTTGTTGGTCATGTCCGTGATATTGTTGGTCATCAGGGTGATGTTGGGATTGATGTTCTTGAAGTCTTGGAATCTATGGATATCGTCTCAGAATTTCCAGAAGATGTTCTGGCAGAAGCTAATGCAGTACCAGAAGCGCCAACTGCTAAGGACTTAATCGAGCGTGTGGACCTTCGTAAGGAAATCACTTTTACGATTGACGGAGCTGATGCTAAGGACTTGGATGATGCGGTTCATATCAAACGTTTGGACAATGGTAACTTTGAGCTTGGTGTACACATCGCAGATGTTTCTTACTATGTGACAGAAGGATCTGCTCTTAACCGCGAAGCTGTTGCGCGTGGTACTTCAGTTTATGTCACTGATCGTGTGGTGCCAATGTTGCCAGAGCGCCTGTCTAATGGTATTTGTTCATTGAACCCAAATGTTGACCGTTTGACCCAGTCTGCGATTATGGAAATCAATCCGAAAGGCAAAGTGGTTGATTACCAAATCTGTCAATCAGTCATCAACACAACCTACCGTATGACTTATAGTGATGTCAACGCGATGCTTGATGGCAATCAGGAGCTTCTGGACAAGTACGAGGCTATTGTGGATTCAGTACAGGATATGGCAGCTCTTCACAAAATTTTAGAGGACATGCGTACTCGTCGTGGAGCGCTTAATTTTGATACGTCAGAAGCTAAAATCATTGTCAATGATAAAGGAATGCCTGTAGATATTGTTGTGCGTGAGCGCGGGGTTGCAGAGCGTATGATTGAGTCCTTTATGCTAGCGGCTAATGAATGTGTTGCGGAGCATTTTTCAAAAAATGACCTGCCATTTATCTATCGTATTCACGAAGAGCCTAAGGTTGAAAAATTACAGAAATTTATTGATTATGCTAGTGTTTTTGGAGTACAAATCCAAGGGACAGCGTCAAAAATTACCCAATCTGCCTTACAGGATTTTATGGCTAAGATAGAAGGGCAACCTGGTTCAGAAGTCCTTAGCATGATGTTGTTGCGTTCTATGCAGCAGGCACGCTATTCAGAACATAATCACGGTCATTACGGTTTGGCTGCTGAGTACTATACTCACTTTACCAGTCCTATCCGCCGTTACCCTGACCTTTTGGTACATCGCATGATTCGCGAGTACTCTAAGGGTGCCACAGCTGAAAAGCAAGACCATTTCGCAACTGTGGTTCCAGAATTGGCCTCCTCATCCTCACAATTGGAACGTCGCGCCATTGATGCCGAGCGCGTGGTAGAAGCCATGAAGAAGGCTGAGTATATGGAAGAGCATGTGGGCGAAGAGTTCGATGGTGTGGTAGCTTCTGTGGTCAAATTCGGCCTCTTTGTAGAGTTGCCAAATACCATTGAAGGGTTGATACATGTAACCACTCTACCTGAGTTTTATAACTACAACGAGCGTACCATGTCCCTTCAAGGGGAAAAATCAGGTAAAGTATTTAAGGTTGGTCAACCAATCCGTATCAAGCTAACGCGGGCGGATAAGGAAACGGGTGATATTGACTTTGAATACTTGCCAAGTGATTATGATGTGATTGAAAAGGTTGCTAAATCAGACCGAAAAGAGCGAGGAAGAGGTCGCCGTTCAGATAAGGAACGTGGTAAATCAGATGATAAGTCAGGTAAAGGTTCTTACCGTGGTGATAAATCCAAATCTGGTAACAAGCGCAGTCAATCTAACAAAGGGAAAAAAGACAAGCAACCTTTTTATAAGAGAGCGGCTAAAAAGTCGCAAGGATCTAAAAAAAGTAAATAG